The Deltaproteobacteria bacterium genome has a window encoding:
- a CDS encoding DUF86 domain-containing protein: MVDEQLILRKLSELDQYFRQIQEFRQITAAQYSTDWKIQRIIERTLQMMIETCVDIAGHIIADKGYRVARTYADTFRVLHEEKVIDRKLLNALEKMARFRNLLVHQYDNLDAQIVVGILKKDLEDFTGYRQAIIKFLKTARNPKT; the protein is encoded by the coding sequence CTCCGGAAACTGTCGGAATTGGATCAGTACTTCCGCCAGATCCAGGAATTCCGCCAAATAACCGCTGCCCAATATTCAACTGACTGGAAAATACAACGCATTATCGAGCGCACCCTGCAAATGATGATCGAAACCTGTGTGGATATCGCTGGCCACATCATTGCCGATAAGGGATACCGGGTGGCCAGGACCTACGCGGACACCTTCAGGGTTCTTCACGAAGAAAAAGTGATCGATAGAAAGCTGCTGAATGCCCTGGAAAAAATGGCCAGATTCAGAAACCTTCTGGTTCATCAGTACGACAACCTGGATGCCCAGATAGTCGTGGGCATTTTGAAGAAAGATCTCGAGGATTTCACAGGCTACAGGCAGGCAATTATCAAATTCCTGAAGACTGCCAGAAACCCGAAAACGTAG